Below is a window of Impatiens glandulifera chromosome 2, dImpGla2.1, whole genome shotgun sequence DNA.
AATCTCTCTACTTACGTAATATCTTACACATTTCGGATATTACTAAAAACTTGATGAGTGTCACGAGATTTTCATCAGATAATAgcgtatttttttaatttcacccgaatatttatcttattaaagACCGAGATACGAAGATAGTGCTTCTTAAGGAATTACTCAAGGACAAACTTTATTGTATTGACCCTACTAAAAGTTCGTTTTAAACATTTTCTAATAAACAAGTGTTTATTGGTATTCGATCTCCGCCTAAATTTGGCATTCACGATTTGGACATCCTTCTAGCGCTGCTACATCTTTAGTTATAtcacattttaaattatcagtttaatatagtaatttttttttgtgaatcaTGTCAATATGAAAAACACATAAACTATCTTTTTCGGCttaaaaatctacatttatggCTCCTTTAGACCTAATTCATTCGGATGTTTAGGGACCTGCTCCTGAATTTTCGTCTACTAAATGTTgttatttcgtacattttgtgaATGACTTTAGCAAATTCACATGAATATATACGCTAAAGAAAAAGTTAGATGTTTTGAATACATTTATCAACTTTCTTTgacttgttgaaaatttgtttaGTCGTAAAATCATAATATTGCAAACTGATTGGGGAGGataatatagaaattttaaatcattaacgGATAATCATGGTATTTTACATCATTTATCTTGTCCACATACTAGTGAACAAAACGATATTGCTGAACGAAAAATTCGTCATATTACAGAAATTGGTCTCACTTTATTGGCCCATGCATCTATGCCACTACATTATTGGAGTGAAACTTTTAAAACGACCACATATCTTATCAATTGTCTTCCTACTCCAACATTACATCAACGTTCACCATTCAAGACTATATTTAACTATTCTCTTAActatggttttttgaaaatatttgggtGTTTTTGCTATCCACTCACACGGCCGTACAATCAACACAAACTCGATTTTCATACTACTGAATGTAGTTTTTTTGGTTACAACTCATCTCACAAAGGTTATAAGTATTTTCACATTCCGTCTAGACGAATATTTATCTCTCGACATATCACTTTTGACGAACTCACTTTTCCTTTCAAAAGTAAGGGTTTTGTGCACTTGTCTAAACCACAAGAAGATAATGAGACATCTCTTCCAACAACtatacttaattcattaatatcaCTTATATTATCTCATATCACTTCATCGTCTCCACAACATCAGCAAACAATATATCATCTTCTTCTACTACTATTATCGTTTCTTCAACACAACCAATTATCACAACAATTAATGCACATAAATCTTCTACTCATCAAATGATCACACGTAATAAAGTACGATTTATGTCCTCATCAGCTCTCACTGCTACTTCTTCTGCTACTATACCTACATGTTTTACCAAAGCTAATAAAGATCCGCAATGACGTCTTGCCATGACAAATGAATATAAtgcttttattcagaataaaACATGGTCTTTTATTCCTCGTACACCATCTCATAATCTTGTTGGatataaatgagttttcaaacTCAGACATAAAGTTGATGGGTCTATTGATCAACATAAAGCATGTCTTGTGGCTAAAGGATTTTATTAACAATAAGGTATTGATTATGAAGAGACATTCAATTCTGTGAAAAAACCCACTATTATTCGTGTTATTCTTTCTTTGACAATATCTTATCAATGGTTCATTCATCAACTTGATATTAGTAATGCATTTCTTCATTAGTGACTACAAGAAGAAGTTTACATGGCACAATCATCCGGTTTTGTTCATCCAGATTTTCTTAATCATATATGCAAACTTGATAAAGCAATCTAAAGTGTTAAACAGTCTCCTCATGCTTGGTATGCTACTCTCCGGATTACTCTATTATCTCTTGATttcataaaatcaaaatatgacacgGTTTTATTCACGTATCATGCACCTCAAATAATCGCATACTTTTTAATATATGCGGACGATATTATTCTCACAGGCAACTCTAAAtcgtttctaaaaaaaaattatacttcaattaaataaattattccatGTTAAAAATTTTGGTCAATTACATTACTTTCTTGGATTGGAAGTCACTCGTACCAAAGATGActtatttctttctcaatccAAATATATTGACGATATTCTCACTCGGGCTGATATGCTTCAAGCAAAACCATTACACACTTTCGTCTCTGTTGACTCGTCTCTTTCTAAATATGATGATTATCATTTATCTAATTTGTTTCTATATCGGAGTATAGTAGGGGCTCTACAATATCTTACATTAACTCGTCTTGAGTTAGCCTTTGTTGTCAATCGAGTTTGTCATTTCATGCAAACTCACACATTTTCTCATTAGGGAGCGGTTAAACATATTCTTTGATATTTTCGTCATACTCATCGTCATGAGATATTtctttgtccaatttcaaaATTCACTATTGTTGTCTACTCTGATGTTGACTGGGCAAGATGTCCTAATAATCGTCGTTTAACaactggattttgtatttttctaggTGATAACctcatttttggaattttgaaaaacaaCAAGTAGTTGCTCGCTCTAATATTGAATCTGAATACCGTGCTCTTGCATATACAACTGTTGATCTTTGTTGGATTCAATCTCTATTTAGTGAACTTCGagtttcattttcttcttccctagttctatggtgtgataatatttGTGTCACATTCTTATCAACAAACCCGGTATTTCATTCTcgcacaaaacatattgaaattaatttttactttgTTCGAGAAAAAGTTTTTCGTAAACAACTACTCATCCAGTACATCCCTACTAaatgatatcttcaccaaatgTCTTGCTTCTTATCGATTTGCTCTTTTACGTAGCAAGCTCGCTGTATGTGGCTTACATTTTTGCTTGAAGGGGATGGAAGAAGCTTGTACAGTTTGGGAAGGGGTTTTGATTGATCAAAAAGAAGAATCTACTTCAACCGATATGCCCTTAGGCACGACCATACATAACATAGAAATCACACTTGGAAAGGGTGGACAATTAGCTAGAGCAGCGGATGTTGTAGCGAAACTGATTGCAAAAGAGTGGAAATTGGCCACATTAAAATTACCTTCTAAGGAGGTCCGTTTGATATCCAAAAACTGCTCAGCAACAGTCGGACAAGTGGGGAATGTTGGGGTGAACCAGAAAAGTTTGGGTAAAGCCGGAtctgataaaatattaaacaaatgagagaaattattaatttatctcctattaattagactaaatataataactaatttctCATAGTTAGATTAATAATTCAATCACTAACTTAAAATATTCTgatttatattatcaattctaGAAATCAACTCTGgaatcatttcatttcatttcattcatataGTTTTTGAAGTCAATACAATTTCAAAACATAAcatactaaattcaaataaattaaaaagaacaaTCTAAGAAGTTAAGATCAACATGAAACTTTGATGGCCTGCACACTTTGAGATCAAATGTCATAGGTGAGTCACCCACtcaaatcaaaataactcaatataAAGTTTTGAAGAAAAAACTATATTCAAACATCAAAGTGACACAAGGCTGAAAAATCTTAAGGCATTCTCTTTATAGGTGGACAACAAAAGATAAAGGATTGGAATTTTGTTATTGAAAGTATGCAGAAAAAACTATAAATCTAGAAATCAATTCCCATCATATAGTATATGAGACAAAACTATTTCCAAAATTTGAATGGAAAGAAGTTGATGCAATATGTTACTTCTTGAAGCTCAAATTGGCAGAGCTAAGAAACCAGCTTATGACAAAAGGGAATAAAAATACCACAAGGGAgctttaagaaaataataataataataataataaatctgaTAATATCTTATCTAGTAGGTATAACAAGTAAACATCCCTAGCTAGTAGTGCAcagtgacaaaaaaaaaaaaggaacaCAAAATCCTATATCatccatcatcaatcaaattaccCAAACTTCAACAACAATTGTAGAAAAAACTTGGAAGAACAACAAAATTAGTTTCTACATTTACCATGATGCGAAATTACAGTTTCACCACCCTTCCCCTTCAGGTTAAAGGGCAAAATTTTATTACCATGATTTTTACTGGTTTCTCCCTTCCTGATATTGATTCCAAGAGGTTCTACTACTGTATGATGGGTTTTTTATACTTTACAGGCAAAATGATTCGGCCAGACATAGACTCCTATCTTTTTCCTGCAAACCGCTTCTTGGTTCTCACCCCAGCAGCAACATCGAATGGACTTTGCAATGAAAAGCTCTCACAATTTGGTGTCATTTTCTTGAAATGCGATAGGAAGGAGGCAGGAAAGTCCTAATTGCTTTGGCCCTTCATCTTGCAAAATACTTAAGGCCTCCTGTTAACATAAGATAGCAGATAAGAAAGAAACATCTCAATTGTTGGTTTTCCACCATTCCATCAAAACATGGGAGGCCTTATTTGATGTGTgggttattttgattaatttcaaataacctacTATCCAATCTCATCCATCACATGAtttaaatcatcaaccaaaattttaaaataaaaaatcaccttttttattatacatgttAATAAGTTTGAtgtctttttacccaaataacataattttcaataacctacatcaaacaagtttatttggaaataacaacttggttattcaaataaccgtAGATCAAACAAGGCTGTGGATAATGACatctaattaagaaaaattatttttccatATTTGCAGAACTTTTACTGAAAAATTCAAACAAGTAAAGATCCTCATGTGGGGGGTAGTGTATTTCAAGACACAGGAAAATAGCATACCTTTGATTATGGTGTGGTGATGAAGGTTGTTGATCTGGTGAAGATCTTTGCTCAGAACCTCCATGAAATCTTTGTGCATCCAGCTGCCCCCTCGTAGCTCGATGATTCCCTTCGTTTTGCTGTGTTTGTTCGTTCAAATTTGAAACGCCCATTGGCCCAAGAGAACCGAACTCGAGATGTTCAGGTGGCACACTATATGTGCTGCTGTTTTGGTCAAAAGGGTACACCATCATATATTGTCCACTACTATTTGAAGTCACTAGTCCGTTATGGTTCATGGTTGGCAAAGTATACATGTTGTATCCTCCGACATCAGAAGGACCACTCTGATTGGAGCTCGAAAATTGAGGACCATTTTGAGAAGGCAAGTCATTTCTGTATGAGTCATTTCTGTACGAGTTGTTCCAAGGACGGTCACCTCTACTACTATCACCTCCACCATTCCGTTCCCCCCTTGAGCTTAATTTATCAGATTGGTTGCGATTTTGTTGATTGCGGCCAGCACCTCGCGACTTAGAATTAGCATGCCAGTGTCCTTCCCTGTAGTCCCCGTTGTCGCTTCTATCATGGCTGTAGTTTCCCCTCCTGTTGTTCCCAAAAGTCTGTCGATCCCTAGAAGAATTTTTctgcaataaaatattttaaggattttatcaaaatgaagaaaagatGGACAACACAAATAAAAACCCATTGATTTGGGAAGAAATTACCAACAAATGAGACGAAGATTTTCTGTGATTTCTCTGATTAAACAGATTTAAAATTAAGCCATCATCTAGGCGATGTTTGATGAACGGTCAACCAacttcatcaatcaaatcaagtaaaatccaaaattaccctcactttattttttataatatcttaaaatattaaatacaaaggtTTCAgcaatttaatccaaataacctcAAATAATCCACTTATACATTTAAGCCATACAAAGTTTAATCAAACATGTTCTTTCTCCAAGattcagtttattttaaataaaaataaaaacctacatcaaacaagctccaattctcaaatgttaaaatatttttggtggAGAGAAGTTATTAGCTTTTTGAGACATTTGCAAAAGAACAATGTCATCAGAAACAGGAACAAAGTATACTGCAACTGGATAACAGAACAATAAACAATGAGAAAGAAGAGCATGAAAGATTATGAATTATCTTACTGGATTTGGCAAATAAGTTCCAGTCCCAGTACGATATCTTGGCATTTCGTCAAAATATCGTTGAAAAACATTAGGAGGCCTGTTTGGCATAGACTGCAAAGGAGCCATAGGTAAATACCGTGGACCATAGCCGCCCATAAGCTGAGAGATCAAATTCATGTTTGATGAAACAGGTCTTCCTGGACCATCCCATGGAGATCTCCCCTGCAGATACATAGGAGGCACTACACCTGAAGGAGGATAAACCGCTGGCCCATGATAATGTGGATTCTGGCAAAGACGGCCAAATTGCAAATTCTGCCAATGGCTTTCAAAGTCACTATTCAAGATATCAGGCTTATGCTCAACAGACGGTGTAATAACAGAAGCTGTCTGTCTTGAAGATCCGTTATTCAATTCCTCAGCATGATTAGGCTCTTCAAAAGAATCTAGATTCTGACCGGAGTCTGAATCATCTAAACTATTATCCTCTCCTCCGAAATGACTAGTGGATACATCCGATGTTCTTGTCTCAGACGGAATGTAGGAGAATGGAAGCATAGTAAGGAATGGGACGGGGGGACCTGTAGCATAAAATGCAAAGGGAAGGACACCAGAGTTATCAATTCCTCTTTGGCGAGGACCAGCCCCTAAAATCACTGAGCTCATAGGTACCATTGTGTCTGATCCAGTAGTTTGGGATTCATGTCCAACCATGTGGTGCCGCGGACTAGGCAAAGATATGTAGCCAGAACCACTTTCAGTCACTTCATTTGCTGCAGCTGACAGATTATACAAATCTATTCCATCTTCCTCATCCTGAGCAGCATGCTTCGTAGATGGTTCAGTGAGAACCATCATTTTCCCCTTTTCATTTGAAACCTTTGATAGTTTCACTGATAAGCCATCCCAGGAACTCTCTGAAGATGTTCTACTCCTAATAGTATCACTAATGGTTCGTTCATCAGAATGAACATCATTTACTCTATTATCTTGATGTTGGAAACCATCTAACTGAGATTCCATCGAACCTCGCTCTTTGTTAAGTTTCTGCTGACCCCTTGCCAAACTACTGGTACCACTTAACCGAGATGAACGAACAAAATTACTTGAATCTGGTTGTGGTATGGAACTTGATTGTAATGACCCTAAAGTACCACTTTCAGATTCAAGACCACCATTATAGCCAGCATCATGGTCTGGCCAAAACCCTTGATCAGCCTCCGCATAAGAAATTTTTTCATTACCATGTTGAACAGCATCTTCAGTGTTTGACGTCAATGCCATGCCAGGAAAATAATGTGCTAGTGGATGTGACATCATGCCTTGAGGAAATTGCatatttgaaaatgaaggaTCAATCATCGGAATATTTGCGGGTAACATTCCACCAAAATTTCTCTGGCCCATTGAAGCTAATAAAGAAGGTGTAACTGGAAAAGGTACGTGCCCTGAAGCTAAGCTGAATGGCATGTGTATCTGTCCATTATGACCATGTAGCATGGAAGAAGCCATCAAGTTCACAAGATCCTGCTCCTCCTGATGCATCTCATGCATTCCGCTCATAGAAGAGAATTCTTCACCCATTGTTCCTAAGATGAAGTCATGGCGACCACTGTTAGAAATGTTGTCTGAATCAAAGGAAGCATCGTTATTTGGATTAAGAGGAGCATGCTTGATTAATGAAGGATTGTTCCTCCCAACATCATGTCTTGCTGAAGCAGTCTGAGTTTCATAGTGTCTATTACGAGAAGAGGAATCAGTAAAAGTGTGAGTGAGCTCAGGACTGGAACGTGTTCTTGCAAAAAGATACCTTCCATTTAGATCATTTGGCAAATGATTGGATTTAACATTCCTCTGTCCATTGTCTGGATCAATGTCTTTGTTGGAATTAGTTCCTCTTAATATATGATCAGTGATAACAGTGCTGCTTGAATTGAGTAAACCTTTTGGAGCCTGATAATGAATGGATCTAGATACCAAGGGGTAACTATCATGTTGGTGGGGAAGTCTTTGAGGACGGTTTCCATCAGCTACAGTGGCATAACCAGAAGAATTTCCAATCATCTTTTCACTACTTGAACTGTTCTTTAGTTTTTCAGACCCTTTTAAGTTGTCCAAAGGAGTCAATCGCAATTGTTCTAAATTAACCGTAGGAGCATCTGGTCGATTTCCACTGCCATGTCTATCCCATGTATTCATAAAGAACTGGTTTACTTCATAGAACAAATCTTCCTTTGGGCAATCAAGCAACCTGGCCAGCCTCTTGGCACCAAAAGCAAATGCACTTCGTATTCTAAAGAAATTACCTAAaagaaaaattggaaaaaaCATAAATACCTAGCAAAACAAATATCTCACAAGACTCCATTCATTGGtacaatttttaattgtttatgcAATAATTATAAACTGGAAGGAGCATTACTGTATAATGACAGAAGATCATAACAAGAATCACCAACTAAAACTATTATACCTTTGCTAACACTACGTCCAAGATTGTTATTCACGCGTAAAGGGTCAATAAcattaaaatgttttgaaagaAAAGTTTGTCCTTGATTTTCTTGTCCACCAGGGAAAACAGCATAGACTGAACTACAAGCATCAAGAAACAATTTGCTAAGCAATAACTCCCCACTGTCCTTCCGCGGAGGCTCCgctgcaaaaataaaataactatgtACTAAGATCTCCAAATTGTCCAGGGAATTTTCAACTAATTCAGGACAGAATTATAGGAATCCTTACCAGTTACATCAGGAAGTGAACTAATGGGTACAGGACCCCACAAACTGACACAGAAGTTCTCCCAATCAAAGTTACTGAAGAACTCAAGGAAACGGTATAGAACCTACAAATATAAACCCAAAATAATGAGATGATAGAATTActcaaaaaagaaataaatgaaagGAATCACGTCACTAACCTCAAGTGGCCCAGTAAAAGTGTTATTATAAACATGGAATATGTAAAGAACCAATGTCTCAAGGGCGTAAGTTGAAATAAGTCCATGATGAGCCCCCAATATCCTGCTCTCGTAGTAACACCATGCTTTAATCAATATAATGCTACGTTTGAATAAATGATTTTGGTCTATCAAATGATCGACCTACAAAAAAAGACTTGTTATAAgtaaatgagaaaaagaaaaatggtCGTAAATAATTTAGCGAAGGAAATCACCTCCTCCAGGAAACAAAGTGTGCATAGTCCACCAAGCTGATTAAAAGATATGTCAACTACAATGTTCTCCACCAAACATTTTATTATCTTGACCTGCACAAAAGAAGTGTGTAATCAAAAATACCATCCAGCAATCATTATTCACAACCAACAAGAAAGTAGCAAAAACGATGGGAGGATTGAGCTTTTGCTCCTTTGGCCTCTCACAAACAATTCAATccatctaaaatatttattcaacaaTCCAGCCGAAAACCCAAATAAAGATACACATGGCTTCGCTATCATTATGGACTTATTTTTATAGTACAAAAAATATTGCTGGGTTCAAAAAAACTAAGACAATATCAGTATTACAATCTGTCAAAGCCCAAATTAGCCATGTGTCATATACATTTCCTAAACTGCAATTAAGAACTATAAAAGATGGCAAATTAGAACACATACTTCAGCTTGAATGTACTGGACCTCCTTAACACGAAATTCAGCATTCTCATTCCTCTCCTCTTTCTCCAGCATATCTCGAACTTGATTAGCCCATGAGTCCTTCATGTTCTGATTGTTACTGAATGATGTCAAGTCAATGTCCCCATCTGGTAGATATGTCTTAAGTGGTACAGACCCAAAAGTGAACACCtgtaaagaatttaaaaattggATATCAATATTGGAATGAACATATGAGGTAGTGATAATGTGCTCTATACAGTTACTTTGGATGTAGTAATGCTTTTATACATATAAGACTCAATACTGATAAGACTCAATACCAATCAATGCCTTTTTTTATAAgaacaattatttttcaaggAAACTATTCAATATCTGAATCAATAAAGGCTGAGCTTTTTGTTCTTATAGTTGCCACAATTAAACAATGTCATACATTCAATCTGGACCACACCAATCTTTAGAATACATCAAGCTCAAAATTGGTGTCAAACCCATCTACAGGCTGACAAAACTATTTAAATCCATCACATTTTAGAAACAAAGCCAAGGAAATATGTATTATGACAATAAGAAAGTAAACAGGGGACATGGGTAAAGATCATATTTATTGCTAGAAGTAGACATAAAATGCATCAAAAGTATTGCAAGAAACATTGGCAAAGAGCTAGACCTGGCATGGAAAACACTCCACAATGAGT
It encodes the following:
- the LOC124924884 gene encoding 50S ribosomal protein L2-B, chloroplastic-like — encoded protein: MEEACTVWEGVLIDQKEESTSTDMPLGTTIHNIEITLGKGGQLARAADVVAKLIAKEWKLATLKLPSKEVRLISKNCSATVGQVGNVGVNQKSLGKMIRPDIDSYLFPANRFLVLTPAATSNGLCNEKLSQFGVIFLKCDRKEAGKS
- the LOC124927905 gene encoding uncharacterized protein LOC124927905 produces the protein MGEQESWAQPGGLLPNGLLPNAGPLIRVLDSERWLKAEERTAELIACIQPNQPSEERRNAVADYVQRLIVECFPCQVFTFGSVPLKTYLPDGDIDLTSFSNNQNMKDSWANQVRDMLEKEERNENAEFRVKEVQYIQAEVKIIKCLVENIVVDISFNQLGGLCTLCFLEEVDHLIDQNHLFKRSIILIKAWCYYESRILGAHHGLISTYALETLVLYIFHVYNNTFTGPLEVLYRFLEFFSNFDWENFCVSLWGPVPISSLPDVTAEPPRKDSGELLLSKLFLDACSSVYAVFPGGQENQGQTFLSKHFNVIDPLRVNNNLGRSVSKGNFFRIRSAFAFGAKRLARLLDCPKEDLFYEVNQFFMNTWDRHGSGNRPDAPTVNLEQLRLTPLDNLKGSEKLKNSSSSEKMIGNSSGYATVADGNRPQRLPHQHDSYPLVSRSIHYQAPKGLLNSSSTVITDHILRGTNSNKDIDPDNGQRNVKSNHLPNDLNGRYLFARTRSSPELTHTFTDSSSRNRHYETQTASARHDVGRNNPSLIKHAPLNPNNDASFDSDNISNSGRHDFILGTMGEEFSSMSGMHEMHQEEQDLVNLMASSMLHGHNGQIHMPFSLASGHVPFPVTPSLLASMGQRNFGGMLPANIPMIDPSFSNMQFPQGMMSHPLAHYFPGMALTSNTEDAVQHGNEKISYAEADQGFWPDHDAGYNGGLESESGTLGSLQSSSIPQPDSSNFVRSSRLSGTSSLARGQQKLNKERGSMESQLDGFQHQDNRVNDVHSDERTISDTIRSRTSSESSWDGLSVKLSKVSNEKGKMMVLTEPSTKHAAQDEEDGIDLYNLSAAANEVTESGSGYISLPSPRHHMVGHESQTTGSDTMVPMSSVILGAGPRQRGIDNSGVLPFAFYATGPPVPFLTMLPFSYIPSETRTSDVSTSHFGGEDNSLDDSDSGQNLDSFEEPNHAEELNNGSSRQTASVITPSVEHKPDILNSDFESHWQNLQFGRLCQNPHYHGPAVYPPSGVVPPMYLQGRSPWDGPGRPVSSNMNLISQLMGGYGPRYLPMAPLQSMPNRPPNVFQRYFDEMPRYRTGTGTYLPNPKNSSRDRQTFGNNRRGNYSHDRSDNGDYREGHWHANSKSRGAGRNQQNRNQSDKLSSRGERNGGGDSSRGDRPWNNSYRNDSYRNDLPSQNGPQFSSSNQSGPSDVGGYNMYTLPTMNHNGLVTSNSSGQYMMVYPFDQNSSTYSVPPEHLEFGSLGPMGVSNLNEQTQQNEGNHRATRGQLDAQRFHGGSEQRSSPDQQPSSPHHNQRRP